The following proteins are encoded in a genomic region of Coregonus clupeaformis isolate EN_2021a chromosome 14, ASM2061545v1, whole genome shotgun sequence:
- the prmt5 gene encoding protein arginine N-methyltransferase 5 isoform X2 — translation MMASHSTGGRVSCGRDLNCVPEVADTLAAVAKLGFDFLCMPLFHPRFRREFELDPAKVRSGAHTRSDLLLCGRDWNTLVVGKLSPWIETDSEVETERRNSEAALVQELNFSAYLGLPAFMVPLKGPHCANLARVLLNHIQTGHHSCMFWIRVPLISTDNMRDDIIENEPTKRTDDGSDDEKTWAWWHSFRTLCDYNKRICLAIEVGENMPSDAVIDKWLGEPIKAAVLPTSIFLTNKKGFPVLSKAHQKIIFRLFKLEAQFIFTGTSRHSEKDFRSYLQYLEYLNQNRPVPNAYELFAKGYEDYLQSPLQPLMDNLESQTYEVFEKDPIKYSQYQQAVYKCLLDRVPEEQKETNTQVLMVLGAGRGPLVNASLRAAKQADRKLRIYAVEKNPNAVVTLQNWKFEEWGDQVTVVSCDMREWAAPEKADIIVSELLGSFGDNELSPECLDGAQHFLKDGGVSIPCSYTSFLAPLSSSKLYNEVRGCRERDKDPECHFETPYVVRLHNFHQLAEPKACFTFVHPTTDMNNNRYQCLRFSVGCNTVLHGFAGYFETTLYGDVTLSIKPETHSPGMFSWFPILFPLKQPIPVMRDDDVVVRFWRCNNGKKVWYEWAVTEPSCSAIHNPAGRSYTIGL, via the exons ATGATGGCGTCCCACAGCACAGGAGGCAGGGTGTCCTGCGGGAGAGATTTGAATTGTGTGCCCGAGGTTGCTGACACACTTGCGGCAGTGGCTAAACTTGG GTTTGACTTCCTGTGCATGCCCCTCTTCCACCCGAGGTTCAGGAGGGAGTTTGAGTTGGACCCCGCCAAAGTCCGATCAGGAGCACATACACGCTCTGACCTTCTGCTCTgtgggagag ACTGGAACACTCTGGTTGTTGGAAAGCTTTCTCCATGGATCGAGACCGACTCAGAGGTGGAGACAGAACGCAGGAATTCAGAAGCG GCCCTTGTCCAGGAGCTGAACTTCTCAGCATATCTGGGTCTGCCAGCCTTCATGGTCCCTCTGAAGGGCCCTCACTGTGCCAACCTGGCCCGCGTGCTGCTCAACCACATCCAGACGGGACACCACTCCTGCATG TTTTGGATCCGCGTCCCCCTGATTTCCACTGACAACATGCGGGATGACATCATCGAGAACGAGCCTACGAAACGCACAGATGATGGCAGTGATGACGAGAAGACCTGGGCCTG GTGGCATTCATTCAGAACTCTTTGTGACTACAACAAGAGAATCTGTTTAG CCATTGAGGTTGGAGAAAACATGCCCTCCGATGCTGTGATTGACAAGTGGCTTGGGGAGCCTATCAAAGCAGCTGTTCTTCCCACCAGCATCTTTCTGACCAATAAGAAAGGGTTCCCAGTCCTGTCAAAAGCCCACCAGAAAATCATCTTCCGTCTCTTCAAG CTTGAAGCCCAGTTCATCTTCACTGGCACCAGTCGTCACAGTGAGAAGGACTTCCGCTCCTACCTGCAGTACCTTGAATACCTCAACCAGAACCGCCCTGTCCCCAATGCCTATGAACTGTTTGCCAAGGGTTACGAGGATTACCTAcagtctcctctccag CCCCTCATGGACAATCTGGAGTCTCAGACATATGAAGTGTTTGAGAAGGATCCCATCAAATACTCCCAGTACCAGCAG GCTGTGTACAAGTGTCTGCTCGACAGAGTCCCGGAGGAGCAGAAGGAGACCAATACACA AGTTTTGATGGTGCTGGGGGCTGGGAGAGGTCCTCTGGTCAATGCCTCCCTGCGTGCTGCCAAGCAGGCTGACCGGAAGCTCCGTATCTACGCTGTGGAAAAGAACCCCAACGCTGTCGTCAC GCTTCAGAACTGGAAATTTGAGGAGTGGGGCGATCAGGTGACCGTGGTGTCATGTGACATGAGGGAGTGGGCGGCACCTGAGAAGGCGGACATCATCGTCAGCGAGCTACTCGGGTCCTTCGGGGACAACGAACTGTCCCCAGAGTGTCTAGATGGAGCACAGCACTTTCTCAAAG ATGGTGGGGTTAGCATCCCCTGTTCCTACACCTCTTTCCtggcccccctctcctcctccaagcTGTATAATGAGGTTAGGGGGTGCAGGGAGCGGGACAAGGACCCTGAATGCCACTTCGAGACCCCCTACGTCGTCAGACTCCACAACTTCCACCAGCTGGCTGAGCCCAAGGCCTGCTTCACCTTCGTACACCCCACCACAG ATATGAACAACAACAGGTATCAGTGCCTTAGATTCTCTGTGGGATGTAACACAGTGCTGCACGGCTTTGCTGGATACTTTGAGACCACACTCTACGGAGATGTCACACTCA GTATCAAGCCAGAGACCCACTCTCCCGGAATGTTCTCCTGGTTCCCCATCCTGTTCCCTCTCAAA CAACCAATCCCTGTGATGCGGGATGATGATGTCGTGGTGAGGTTCTGGAGGTGTAACAATGGGAAGAAGGTGTGGTATGAGTGGGCCGTGACAGAGCCCTCATGCTCCGCTATCCACAACCCAGCAGGACGATCCTACACCATCGGCCTGTGA
- the LOC121581120 gene encoding uncharacterized protein LOC121581120 isoform X2 — MELIILICFIMFQRCTGQSTTQPGQIVISDAEDLDPPEANPEKMSCYSKYTDLYSPNVEQEDEEPVAVNVKNFQHTAMEETDIALPDIVANLSLPIDHKKVSRFNISRANVWDGAVRGFKRTTYSETCDMLVKFTDDTGVLEEGIDTGGPRREFLTPLMKHLKDRPIFDGPEGHRFLVYNAKD; from the exons ATGGAGCTAATCATTTTAATATGTTTTATCATGTTTCAGAGATGCACAGGACAATCAACAACTCAGCCAGGACAG ATAGTAATATCTGATGCTGAGGATCTGGATCCACCGGAAGCAAATCCAGAAAAAATGTCTTGCTACag TAAATACACAGACCTGTATTCACCAAATGTTGAGCAGGAGGACGAAGAGCCGGTTGCTGTCAATGTGAAGAATTTCCAACACACAGCAAT GGAGGAGACGGACATTGCATTACCTGACATCGTAGCAAACCTGTCTCTTCCTATTGATCATAAAAAAGTCAGCCGGTTTAACATCTCAAGGGCTAATGTTTGGGATGGGGCAGTCAGAGGTTTCAAGCGTACAACATATTCTGAAACCTGTGACATGCTGGTGAAATTTACTGATGATACTGGTGTTCTGGAAGAGGGAATTGACACTGGTGGTCCAAGACGAGAGTTTTTAACTCCACTGATGAAACACCTAAAAGACCGGCCCATTTTTGATGGACCAGAAGGACATCGGTTCTTGGTCTACAATGCAAAGG ATTGA
- the LOC121581120 gene encoding G2/M phase-specific E3 ubiquitin-protein ligase-like isoform X1 — protein MELIILICFIMFQRCTGQSTTQPGQIVISDAEDLDPPEANPEKMSCYSKYTDLYSPNVEQEDEEPVAVNVKNFQHTAMEETDIALPDIVANLSLPIDHKKVSRFNISRANVWDGAVRGFKRTTYSETCDMLVKFTDDTGVLEEGIDTGGPRREFLTPLMKHLKDRPIFDGPEGHRFLVYNAKAVREDEYYLAGKMIAVPVVHGGPGPHFLSEDLVHYLAGQPSFKATNNLITDEEIGKALQEIENAASLDALQECMMRHSTMLQTAGCLRHVATVEENKEIVSDYLQWYIIDCNSSVIDRFRDGLSTLEFLTALQQHPTLLAPVMCHSERRLTAFELERLFKPDLSPSGSNRRLKESQTMAYWADYLLDCEEGQAAVSVEDVLMFATGLSSLPPSGLEPLPQLEFLEDSAFPMANTCSNSLRLPLLDSYTLFKSQMDFGIQNSPGFGCF, from the exons ATGGAGCTAATCATTTTAATATGTTTTATCATGTTTCAGAGATGCACAGGACAATCAACAACTCAGCCAGGACAG ATAGTAATATCTGATGCTGAGGATCTGGATCCACCGGAAGCAAATCCAGAAAAAATGTCTTGCTACag TAAATACACAGACCTGTATTCACCAAATGTTGAGCAGGAGGACGAAGAGCCGGTTGCTGTCAATGTGAAGAATTTCCAACACACAGCAAT GGAGGAGACGGACATTGCATTACCTGACATCGTAGCAAACCTGTCTCTTCCTATTGATCATAAAAAAGTCAGCCGGTTTAACATCTCAAGGGCTAATGTTTGGGATGGGGCAGTCAGAGGTTTCAAGCGTACAACATATTCTGAAACCTGTGACATGCTGGTGAAATTTACTGATGATACTGGTGTTCTGGAAGAGGGAATTGACACTGGTGGTCCAAGACGAGAGTTTTTAACTCCACTGATGAAACACCTAAAAGACCGGCCCATTTTTGATGGACCAGAAGGACATCGGTTCTTGGTCTACAATGCAAAGG CTGTTAGGGAGGATGAATACTACTTGGCAGGAAAGATGATTGCTGTGCCAGTTGTGCATGGAGGTCCAGGACCCCATTTCCTGTCAGAAGATCTTGTACATTATCTTGCAGGCCAGCCTTCATTCAAAGCAACAAATAATTTAATAACTGATGAAGAAATAGGGAAAGCTTTGCAAGAG ATTGAGAATGCTGCTTCATTGGATGCTCTGCAAGAATGTATGATGAGACACAGCACAATGTTACAGACAGCAGGTTGTCTGAGACATGTGGCTACTGTGGAAGAAAATAAAGAAATCGTGTCAGACTACCTCCAATGGTATATCATTGACTGCAACTCATCTGTAATTGACAG ATTCAGAGATGGTCTTTCAACCCTggagtttttgactgcactacaGCAACACCCTACTTTGCTGGCCCCTGTCATGTGCCACTCTGAAAGGCGACTCACTGCTTTTGAACTTGAGAGACTCTTCAAACCTGACCTCAGTCCTTCGGGGAGTAATCGAAGACTTAAAGAAAGTCAAACCATGGCCTACTGGGCAGACTATCTCCTTGATTGTGAAG AAGGCCAGGCTGCTGTGTCTGTGGAAGATGTTTTGATGTTTGCTACTGGGCTGTCTTCACTTCCCCCATCTGGCTTGGAACCACTGCCACAATTAGAGTTCCTGGAGGACTCTGCATTCCCAATGGCAAATACATGTTCAAACTCCTTGAGATTACCACTCCTAGACTCATACACTTTGTTTAAGTCACAAATGGACTTTGGAATTCAAAATAGTCCAGGATTCGGCTGTTTCTAA
- the prmt5 gene encoding protein arginine N-methyltransferase 5 isoform X1, with protein sequence MMASHSTGGRVSCGRDLNCVPEVADTLAAVAKLGFDFLCMPLFHPRFRREFELDPAKVRSGAHTRSDLLLCGRDWNTLVVGKLSPWIETDSEVETERRNSEAALVQELNFSAYLGLPAFMVPLKGPHCANLARVLLNHIQTGHHSCMFWIRVPLISTDNMRDDIIENEPTKRTDDGSDDEKTWAWWHSFRTLCDYNKRICLAIEVGENMPSDAVIDKWLGEPIKAAVLPTSIFLTNKKGFPVLSKAHQKIIFRLFKLEAQFIFTGTSRHSEKDFRSYLQYLEYLNQNRPVPNAYELFAKGYEDYLQSPLQPLMDNLESQTYEVFEKDPIKYSQYQQAVYKCLLDRVPEEQKETNTQVLMVLGAGRGPLVNASLRAAKQADRKLRIYAVEKNPNAVVTLQNWKFEEWGDQVTVVSCDMREWAAPEKADIIVSELLGSFGDNELSPECLDGAQHFLKDGGVSIPCSYTSFLAPLSSSKLYNEVRGCRERDKDPECHFETPYVVRLHNFHQLAEPKACFTFVHPTTDMNNNRYQCLRFSVGCNTVLHGFAGYFETTLYGDVTLSQGIKPETHSPGMFSWFPILFPLKQPIPVMRDDDVVVRFWRCNNGKKVWYEWAVTEPSCSAIHNPAGRSYTIGL encoded by the exons ATGATGGCGTCCCACAGCACAGGAGGCAGGGTGTCCTGCGGGAGAGATTTGAATTGTGTGCCCGAGGTTGCTGACACACTTGCGGCAGTGGCTAAACTTGG GTTTGACTTCCTGTGCATGCCCCTCTTCCACCCGAGGTTCAGGAGGGAGTTTGAGTTGGACCCCGCCAAAGTCCGATCAGGAGCACATACACGCTCTGACCTTCTGCTCTgtgggagag ACTGGAACACTCTGGTTGTTGGAAAGCTTTCTCCATGGATCGAGACCGACTCAGAGGTGGAGACAGAACGCAGGAATTCAGAAGCG GCCCTTGTCCAGGAGCTGAACTTCTCAGCATATCTGGGTCTGCCAGCCTTCATGGTCCCTCTGAAGGGCCCTCACTGTGCCAACCTGGCCCGCGTGCTGCTCAACCACATCCAGACGGGACACCACTCCTGCATG TTTTGGATCCGCGTCCCCCTGATTTCCACTGACAACATGCGGGATGACATCATCGAGAACGAGCCTACGAAACGCACAGATGATGGCAGTGATGACGAGAAGACCTGGGCCTG GTGGCATTCATTCAGAACTCTTTGTGACTACAACAAGAGAATCTGTTTAG CCATTGAGGTTGGAGAAAACATGCCCTCCGATGCTGTGATTGACAAGTGGCTTGGGGAGCCTATCAAAGCAGCTGTTCTTCCCACCAGCATCTTTCTGACCAATAAGAAAGGGTTCCCAGTCCTGTCAAAAGCCCACCAGAAAATCATCTTCCGTCTCTTCAAG CTTGAAGCCCAGTTCATCTTCACTGGCACCAGTCGTCACAGTGAGAAGGACTTCCGCTCCTACCTGCAGTACCTTGAATACCTCAACCAGAACCGCCCTGTCCCCAATGCCTATGAACTGTTTGCCAAGGGTTACGAGGATTACCTAcagtctcctctccag CCCCTCATGGACAATCTGGAGTCTCAGACATATGAAGTGTTTGAGAAGGATCCCATCAAATACTCCCAGTACCAGCAG GCTGTGTACAAGTGTCTGCTCGACAGAGTCCCGGAGGAGCAGAAGGAGACCAATACACA AGTTTTGATGGTGCTGGGGGCTGGGAGAGGTCCTCTGGTCAATGCCTCCCTGCGTGCTGCCAAGCAGGCTGACCGGAAGCTCCGTATCTACGCTGTGGAAAAGAACCCCAACGCTGTCGTCAC GCTTCAGAACTGGAAATTTGAGGAGTGGGGCGATCAGGTGACCGTGGTGTCATGTGACATGAGGGAGTGGGCGGCACCTGAGAAGGCGGACATCATCGTCAGCGAGCTACTCGGGTCCTTCGGGGACAACGAACTGTCCCCAGAGTGTCTAGATGGAGCACAGCACTTTCTCAAAG ATGGTGGGGTTAGCATCCCCTGTTCCTACACCTCTTTCCtggcccccctctcctcctccaagcTGTATAATGAGGTTAGGGGGTGCAGGGAGCGGGACAAGGACCCTGAATGCCACTTCGAGACCCCCTACGTCGTCAGACTCCACAACTTCCACCAGCTGGCTGAGCCCAAGGCCTGCTTCACCTTCGTACACCCCACCACAG ATATGAACAACAACAGGTATCAGTGCCTTAGATTCTCTGTGGGATGTAACACAGTGCTGCACGGCTTTGCTGGATACTTTGAGACCACACTCTACGGAGATGTCACACTCA gtcAAGGTATCAAGCCAGAGACCCACTCTCCCGGAATGTTCTCCTGGTTCCCCATCCTGTTCCCTCTCAAA CAACCAATCCCTGTGATGCGGGATGATGATGTCGTGGTGAGGTTCTGGAGGTGTAACAATGGGAAGAAGGTGTGGTATGAGTGGGCCGTGACAGAGCCCTCATGCTCCGCTATCCACAACCCAGCAGGACGATCCTACACCATCGGCCTGTGA